In the genome of Armatimonadota bacterium, one region contains:
- a CDS encoding DUF2961 domain-containing protein, translating to MLRAIPVALLAALCARTASGQTPSAAPSSGGLGTLDLLTHAATRSISAENPAGGKGRGGMAIPNPGEAKRAASAAAADDLGQGWKVRPFLRVNAHQTAVLMDVKGPGEIEHFWISGALNRNLVLRIYWDGEKSPSVQSPLFEFFGVGHGKFAPIRSLAVVDNPTNAMNCFWPMPFRKHALITLENEGDTDVDLVAYQITYEAEPVPANAAYFHAEWRHGFTGDQNPYVILDNVRGAGRYVGTFLAWSHFSTGWFGEGEVKFYIDGDKQFPTICGTGTEDYFMGSYGFPQAFSSPYSGSVLPATTDRAPSFWSLYRWHIRDPINFADDLKVTIQALGWGSNGKYAKLADKLESVAYWYQTEPHTPFQPMPSTSARLADESPP from the coding sequence ATGCTGCGTGCGATACCGGTCGCCTTGCTCGCCGCGCTCTGTGCGCGCACGGCGAGCGGTCAGACGCCGTCGGCCGCACCATCCAGTGGCGGATTGGGCACTCTTGACCTGCTGACCCACGCGGCGACACGCTCGATATCCGCGGAGAACCCCGCCGGCGGCAAGGGCCGTGGCGGCATGGCGATCCCAAACCCCGGCGAAGCGAAGCGTGCTGCAAGCGCGGCTGCCGCCGACGACCTCGGGCAGGGATGGAAGGTGCGGCCCTTTCTGCGGGTGAATGCCCACCAGACGGCGGTACTGATGGATGTGAAGGGCCCCGGCGAAATCGAGCACTTCTGGATTTCCGGCGCGCTGAACCGCAACCTGGTGCTGCGAATCTACTGGGACGGTGAAAAGTCACCCTCCGTACAGTCACCACTCTTCGAGTTCTTCGGTGTGGGGCATGGCAAGTTCGCGCCAATTCGCTCCCTGGCCGTGGTTGATAACCCTACGAATGCCATGAACTGCTTCTGGCCCATGCCATTCCGAAAGCATGCCCTTATTACGTTGGAGAATGAAGGCGACACCGATGTGGACCTGGTGGCCTACCAGATAACCTATGAAGCGGAGCCGGTGCCGGCCAACGCCGCCTATTTCCATGCGGAGTGGCGGCATGGATTTACGGGTGACCAGAATCCCTACGTTATTCTGGATAATGTGCGTGGCGCGGGGCGATACGTGGGTACATTCCTGGCCTGGAGCCACTTTTCAACCGGCTGGTTTGGCGAGGGCGAGGTGAAGTTCTATATCGATGGTGACAAGCAGTTTCCAACGATCTGTGGCACCGGCACCGAAGACTACTTCATGGGGAGCTACGGCTTCCCACAGGCGTTCAGCTCTCCATATTCCGGTTCCGTGCTGCCTGCCACCACCGACAGGGCGCCAAGTTTCTGGAGCCTTTACCGGTGGCACATCCGTGATCCGATCAACTTCGCCGACGATTTGAAGGTGACCATCCAGGCGCTTGGTTGGGGCAGCAATGGCAAGTACGCCAAGCTCGCGGACAAGCTGGAATCCGTTGCCTACTGGTACCAGACCGAACCTCACACGCCGTTTCAGCCAATGCCATCAACCAGTGCGCGCCTGGCCGACGAGTCACCGCCTTAG